The Nitrospira sp. genome contains a region encoding:
- a CDS encoding histone deacetylase has protein sequence MGRTGLVYHPAYLEHDMGSGHPESPNRLRAIMRQLEQSGTATRLVRIEPRRAEEEWITLVHSSSYVAALNRATPAAGRVSLDPDTSMSPGSLNAAYLAAGGALAAVDAIMMHQVDHVFCAVRPPGHHAEAGRAMGFCLFNNVAIAARYAQKKYGLNRVMIVDWDVHHGNGTQHSFEEDPSVLFFSTHQYPHYPGTGGATERGNGAGEGFTINVPMASGEGDDEYRAVFQKSLVPAADAFKPELVIISAGFDAHKDDPLASMALTEAGYADLTDIVAGIAKRHAKGRILSSLEGGYNLTALAASVHAHVEALVNA, from the coding sequence ATGGGAAGAACCGGTCTCGTCTATCATCCGGCCTATCTTGAGCATGACATGGGGTCCGGACATCCGGAGTCTCCCAATCGGTTGCGTGCCATTATGCGGCAGTTGGAGCAGAGCGGAACTGCAACTCGCTTGGTTCGGATCGAGCCGCGAAGAGCTGAAGAGGAATGGATTACTCTGGTTCATAGCTCCAGCTATGTTGCGGCGCTCAATCGAGCAACTCCCGCCGCTGGGCGCGTTTCGCTGGATCCCGATACGTCGATGTCTCCCGGCTCGCTGAATGCCGCTTACCTGGCGGCGGGAGGAGCCTTGGCGGCGGTCGATGCCATCATGATGCATCAAGTTGACCACGTCTTCTGTGCCGTCCGGCCTCCCGGCCACCATGCCGAAGCCGGGCGGGCGATGGGGTTCTGTCTCTTCAACAATGTCGCGATCGCGGCGCGTTATGCGCAAAAGAAGTACGGGCTCAACCGAGTGATGATCGTCGACTGGGATGTCCATCACGGGAACGGGACGCAGCATAGCTTTGAGGAGGATCCGTCCGTCTTGTTCTTCAGCACGCATCAGTATCCCCATTATCCCGGCACCGGGGGGGCTACGGAACGAGGGAATGGAGCGGGAGAGGGATTCACGATCAATGTACCGATGGCGTCCGGTGAGGGAGACGACGAGTATCGGGCGGTCTTTCAGAAGTCACTCGTTCCCGCAGCAGACGCCTTCAAACCTGAGCTTGTCATCATCTCGGCGGGATTCGACGCGCACAAAGATGATCCCTTGGCGAGCATGGCGTTGACTGAAGCGGGCTATGCGGATTTGACGGACATTGTAGCGGGGATCGCCAAGCGTCATGCGAAAGGTCGCATTCTCTCTTCGCTCGAAGGCGGCTATAATCTGACAGCATTGGCTGCGTCGGTCCACGCACACGTCGAGGCGCTTGTGAACGCCTGA
- a CDS encoding sulfurtransferase translates to MMKHPLLIDTESLQRLLGRPNLVIIDVRGKSAYEFGGHIPGAVHSTWHEYSDPNAVPKGLLNPDLGRIELILRRLGINHDSDVVIYSNPFDNWGDEGRMFWMLEYLGHSHIRILDGGWVKWTAEKRPFEHGRVSPVLGNFTARPVASLIMAKDDLKAVVRGSHPETAILDARSLEEYLGKEISGISRSGHIPSAIHVAWNGFLNKDATVKDPSMIKEMLEAKGIHFGQDVICYCTGGVRAGWLYFILKLVGYQKISNYPGSWWEWSRDYACPVEKDLHALQKILGFDPAAKPS, encoded by the coding sequence ATGATGAAACATCCCCTGTTAATCGATACTGAGTCGTTGCAGCGGCTGCTTGGCCGGCCTAACCTCGTCATCATCGACGTCCGTGGGAAGTCGGCTTACGAATTCGGCGGGCATATCCCCGGCGCTGTGCATTCGACATGGCATGAGTACAGCGATCCCAATGCCGTGCCGAAAGGGCTGTTGAATCCCGATCTTGGCCGGATTGAGCTGATCCTCCGTCGATTGGGGATCAATCACGACAGCGATGTGGTGATTTACTCCAATCCGTTTGACAACTGGGGCGACGAAGGGCGTATGTTTTGGATGTTGGAATATCTGGGGCACTCACATATACGGATTTTGGACGGGGGATGGGTGAAGTGGACAGCCGAGAAGCGGCCGTTCGAGCATGGACGTGTGTCTCCCGTACTCGGAAACTTCACTGCTCGACCGGTGGCGTCCTTGATCATGGCGAAAGATGACCTCAAGGCGGTCGTCAGGGGCTCGCATCCTGAGACGGCGATTCTGGACGCTCGCAGTCTTGAAGAATATCTTGGGAAAGAAATATCGGGCATTTCGCGGTCCGGGCACATCCCGTCGGCCATCCATGTGGCCTGGAATGGATTCCTGAACAAGGACGCGACCGTCAAGGATCCGTCCATGATCAAGGAGATGTTGGAAGCGAAGGGTATTCATTTCGGACAAGATGTGATCTGTTACTGTACCGGGGGCGTTCGAGCGGGCTGGCTCTATTTCATACTTAAACTCGTCGGGTATCAGAAAATCAGCAATTATCCCGGATCCTGGTGGGAGTGGAGTCGAGACTACGCGTGCCCGGTCGAAAAAGATCTTCACGCGCTCCAAAAAATCCTCGGTTTCGATCCGGCGGCCAAACCTTCTTGA
- a CDS encoding metal-binding protein SmbP, which produces MTMKIRQSALVVAVTGMLVGVPLFSGLAVAGSPPAGNKHIGEAVEHARGAASHGKEGHADACVEHATEALKHATAAGMKNPHLEEGVKHLTEAVKHGKAGHAEACTEHAEGGATHLAEVK; this is translated from the coding sequence ATGACCATGAAGATCCGTCAAAGCGCGTTGGTTGTGGCCGTGACCGGGATGCTTGTCGGGGTTCCGCTGTTCAGTGGGCTCGCCGTCGCAGGCTCACCGCCTGCCGGGAATAAACACATTGGTGAAGCGGTCGAACATGCGAGAGGCGCCGCGTCCCATGGGAAAGAAGGACATGCGGATGCGTGTGTCGAACACGCGACTGAAGCGCTCAAGCACGCTACAGCTGCAGGAATGAAAAACCCGCATTTGGAAGAAGGGGTCAAGCATCTGACAGAGGCGGTAAAGCATGGAAAGGCAGGGCACGCGGAAGCCTGTACCGAACATGCTGAAGGCGGAGCTACGCATCTGGCCGAAGTAAAGTAG
- a CDS encoding acyltransferase, whose translation MRVGYYQFDPRFGDVSTNLERVTAKLEQADADLIVLPELFASGYQFVSQEETQQLAEPVPDGPTVRRLGEIAKRRRMHIVAGLPEQSGSRCYNSAVIVGPSGFLGCYRKTHLFYEETQFFTPGDSGFLVWDIGSAKIGIMICFDWYYPEAARTLAMQGAEIICHPSNLVLPNCPDSMPVRCLENRVFAVTCNRIGSEARGGKERLTYIGQSEVVTPKGVIQHRASCDQEELTVLDIDPAEARNKRLNRFNDLLRDRRTSLYKM comes from the coding sequence ATGCGAGTCGGGTACTACCAGTTCGATCCACGCTTTGGCGATGTGTCCACGAATCTCGAAAGAGTGACGGCCAAGTTGGAACAGGCTGATGCCGATCTTATCGTGCTGCCGGAATTGTTCGCGTCTGGCTATCAGTTCGTGTCTCAGGAGGAAACGCAACAGCTCGCCGAGCCGGTTCCCGACGGTCCGACGGTGCGACGGCTGGGAGAGATTGCGAAGCGGCGCCGGATGCATATTGTGGCGGGACTTCCTGAACAGTCCGGGTCCCGCTGTTACAATTCCGCCGTGATCGTCGGACCATCCGGGTTTCTTGGTTGTTACCGAAAGACCCATCTCTTTTACGAGGAGACGCAGTTCTTCACTCCGGGTGACTCGGGATTTCTTGTCTGGGATATCGGATCAGCGAAGATCGGTATCATGATCTGTTTCGATTGGTACTATCCGGAAGCCGCCCGGACATTGGCGATGCAGGGGGCCGAAATCATTTGCCATCCTTCCAACCTGGTCTTGCCGAATTGTCCGGATTCCATGCCGGTCCGGTGCCTTGAAAATCGAGTGTTTGCCGTCACCTGTAATCGCATCGGCAGTGAGGCGCGCGGAGGGAAAGAGCGGTTGACCTACATCGGCCAGAGCGAAGTCGTCACGCCCAAGGGAGTCATTCAGCATAGAGCGTCTTGTGACCAAGAAGAGCTGACCGTTCTTGATATTGATCCAGCCGAGGCTCGCAACAAACGCTTGAATCGATTCAACGATCTGCTTCGTGATCGCCGCACGTCGCTGTATAAAATGTGA
- a CDS encoding YqgE/AlgH family protein produces the protein MTTELRKGIFLIAAPSLRDPNFRQAVVLLCEHGPEGALGVIVNRPTAMSISEALPQVPVIEGAGHVLYAGGPVQTNQVMLLYKGDEFPENAHHVFDGVCLGGDVGMVERILTGAGTKESFRAYLGYSGWGPGQLENEMKTGSWITLPADPQAVFEKDPVRVWGDILSTLGEAYQPYAEMPFDPSCN, from the coding sequence ATGACCACAGAACTCCGCAAAGGCATTTTTCTCATCGCCGCTCCAAGCCTGCGTGACCCAAACTTCCGCCAGGCCGTCGTCCTGCTGTGTGAACATGGGCCGGAAGGCGCCCTCGGCGTCATTGTGAATCGACCCACGGCCATGTCCATTTCCGAAGCCCTTCCACAGGTTCCCGTCATCGAGGGAGCCGGCCACGTGCTCTATGCCGGTGGGCCTGTCCAGACGAATCAAGTCATGTTGCTCTATAAAGGTGACGAGTTCCCGGAAAATGCGCACCATGTGTTCGACGGAGTCTGCCTTGGCGGCGACGTCGGCATGGTCGAACGCATTCTCACCGGAGCCGGTACCAAAGAATCCTTCCGCGCCTACTTGGGGTATTCGGGATGGGGACCCGGCCAGCTGGAAAACGAGATGAAGACCGGGTCATGGATCACCTTACCTGCCGACCCCCAGGCGGTATTTGAGAAAGACCCGGTCCGTGTTTGGGGGGATATCTTGAGCACCCTGGGCGAAGCCTACCAGCCCTATGCCGAGATGCCGTTCGATCCGTCCTGCAACTGA
- a CDS encoding DUF3422 family protein produces MDQSDMPSSGTETLLRKLHERPQLPLGDWLRAPAHVHYKAFRMSDPPTQRPASRSEFQSLLGHFKIPVETTHMRETFGYGIKEADNGDRLIVVWQAHTEYYNYQFWHLPSKSSGEVTFGPLTFPNYTFPVSPLGSDVCRLDFVLTTDMLPPRSELRALLPGQVIYGSRMFNEQTSVATSFTPDKQGRERYWVSVRPSQGEAPRFKDIVDAIVRIETYYHLLLMQKPLFSAAIDQVYKFEQVHLKQREIITSHIGHADSQTLQRWLNSLTQDLLKTNRMAGKLHFELSSSIPYDKIVHTTLASLGEQPIDSYRQISDYVLGGVTGVAEGYQQLLRRIDTLRGGFEGIIAIIRTRIDLILEAQNLSLLQSVDKTTKSQVILQHTVEGLSVIVIAYYLAGLAGYVFKGLQEMGWLANASLATAVFVPVAIGLAFLVTTMSKKIIQKKLAAEQPAEESKTPQP; encoded by the coding sequence GTGGATCAGTCGGATATGCCGTCGTCGGGAACCGAGACCTTATTGAGGAAATTACATGAACGCCCACAGTTGCCCCTTGGTGACTGGCTTCGTGCGCCTGCCCATGTCCATTACAAAGCCTTTCGCATGTCCGACCCGCCGACGCAGCGTCCGGCCAGCCGATCGGAGTTCCAGTCGCTGCTGGGGCATTTCAAGATTCCCGTCGAAACGACCCATATGCGGGAGACATTCGGCTATGGCATCAAGGAAGCGGACAATGGCGATCGACTGATTGTGGTGTGGCAAGCGCACACCGAGTACTACAACTACCAATTCTGGCATCTGCCGTCGAAGTCCAGCGGCGAAGTGACCTTCGGGCCGTTGACGTTCCCAAATTACACATTTCCTGTGTCGCCGCTCGGGTCTGATGTCTGCCGCCTGGACTTTGTGTTGACGACGGACATGCTGCCGCCGCGCAGCGAGCTGCGCGCGCTGCTGCCGGGACAGGTCATCTATGGCAGCCGAATGTTCAACGAGCAGACCAGCGTGGCGACGAGCTTTACTCCCGACAAACAGGGACGAGAACGATACTGGGTCAGCGTGCGGCCATCCCAGGGTGAGGCGCCGCGCTTCAAAGACATCGTCGATGCCATCGTGCGAATCGAGACCTACTATCACCTGTTGTTGATGCAAAAGCCGTTGTTCTCCGCTGCGATCGACCAAGTCTATAAGTTCGAGCAGGTTCATCTGAAGCAACGAGAGATCATTACGTCCCATATCGGCCACGCCGATTCGCAGACGCTGCAGCGATGGCTGAACAGTCTGACGCAGGATTTATTGAAGACCAATCGCATGGCGGGAAAGCTGCATTTCGAGTTGTCCTCATCGATTCCTTACGACAAAATCGTGCACACCACCTTGGCGTCACTCGGCGAACAACCGATAGACTCCTACCGCCAGATCTCCGATTATGTGCTGGGGGGCGTTACAGGGGTCGCCGAAGGGTACCAGCAGCTCTTGCGCCGCATCGACACGCTGCGAGGCGGATTTGAAGGTATCATCGCCATCATTCGCACCCGCATCGATTTGATTCTGGAAGCTCAAAACCTCTCACTGCTTCAAAGCGTGGACAAGACGACCAAGAGCCAGGTGATCCTGCAACACACGGTCGAAGGACTGTCCGTCATCGTCATTGCCTATTATTTGGCTGGGCTGGCGGGATATGTCTTCAAAGGATTGCAGGAAATGGGCTGGCTGGCGAACGCCAGCCTCGCCACGGCGGTGTTCGTGCCGGTCGCCATCGGCTTGGCGTTTCTCGTCACGACGATGAGCAAGAAGATTATTCAGAAAAAGCTGGCCGCGGAACAGCCGGCTGAAGAATCAAAGACGCCGCAGCCGTGA
- the uvrA gene encoding excinuclease ABC subunit UvrA, with translation MEQNPLRQNQSADLTIEGARQNNLKNISLRIPHNQVTAITGVSGSGKSSLAFDTIFAEGQWRYVESLSTYARMFLDKVARPDVDRLLNVRPAIAIEQKNQVRTARSTVGTTTEIADLLRLLFAKIGKPTCPDCHQEARSFQPDTVVDDLLARWPDARAMVLFPIAAPSSKEEGLFIQSLLTRGFTRLKIQDEILDLHEADQHRLHDSSSLYVVLDRLIIREDNRARLVEAVETAFREGEGRCAIDIIGQGRQSYSTRFLCQNCGRTFEPLRPILFSFNHPLGACPECKGFGNVLRYDPELVIPDHTKSLAQGAVEPWSKPSSDWWQKKMLLAMRRRGVDITAPFKSLPKDTQQFLWEGDRSFDGINDYFEYLEGKRYKLHVRVFLSRYRTPFNCPRCHGSRLKPEALYVKIADSDIHETTERTVESLLGWVESLPVRQFEQEIATDILRQLKAKLGFLQRVGLGYLTLSRQTKTLSGGEAQRVALANQLGSRLVGTLYVLDEPTIGLHARDTDLLAGILHELADTGNTVVVVEHDRRMIESADYLVELGPQSGEKGGEVICAASTQEFIRDRRATTARYLRDEEQIFQPKSRRSGSGKMLVIAGATEHNLKDLFVRIPLGMLLCVTGVSGSGKSTLVEDTLYRAVARAFRVESLPMGRFKAIKGIEHLKGIRLIDQQPIGRTPRSNPVTYLKTFDDIRQLFASERAALHQGFTPGHFSFNAVGGRCERCEGSGVEKLEMYFFEDIYAPCEVCDGKRFKPEILKIRYRGKTIFDVLNMTVEDAISFFTGTPKLQERLHLLTSIGLGYLRLGQSATTLSGGEAQRLKIAAELKDSSAKDILYIMDEPTTGLHFEDIKKLLAVLHKLVNAGNTLVVVEHNLDVIKSADWIIDLGPEGGAAGGQIIAEGRPEQVAKVATSHTGRFLSQVLIEPH, from the coding sequence ATGGAACAAAACCCTCTTCGCCAGAATCAGTCCGCAGACCTCACCATTGAGGGCGCCAGGCAGAACAATCTTAAAAATATCTCGCTCCGCATTCCCCATAATCAGGTCACGGCCATTACCGGTGTGTCAGGGTCCGGCAAATCCTCTCTCGCCTTCGATACGATCTTTGCCGAAGGTCAGTGGCGGTATGTCGAGTCCCTCTCGACCTACGCCAGAATGTTTCTCGACAAGGTGGCTCGTCCCGATGTGGATCGCCTCCTCAACGTCCGGCCGGCCATCGCCATCGAACAGAAGAATCAAGTGCGGACGGCCCGCTCGACGGTCGGCACGACCACCGAAATTGCCGATCTGCTCCGCCTCCTCTTCGCCAAGATCGGGAAACCGACCTGCCCGGACTGTCATCAAGAAGCCCGCTCCTTTCAGCCCGACACCGTGGTGGACGACCTGCTGGCGCGGTGGCCCGATGCCCGGGCGATGGTGCTGTTTCCCATTGCCGCTCCTTCTTCCAAGGAAGAAGGCCTGTTCATTCAGTCACTCCTAACACGCGGGTTTACCAGACTGAAAATTCAGGATGAGATCCTCGATCTGCACGAGGCGGATCAGCATCGGCTCCATGACTCTTCTTCGCTTTATGTCGTTCTCGATCGCTTGATCATCAGGGAAGACAACCGCGCTCGTCTCGTCGAAGCAGTCGAAACGGCGTTTCGCGAAGGAGAGGGCCGCTGCGCCATCGACATCATCGGCCAGGGACGGCAATCGTACAGCACGCGATTCCTCTGTCAAAACTGCGGACGCACCTTCGAGCCTCTGCGGCCGATTCTCTTCTCGTTCAATCATCCGCTTGGGGCCTGCCCGGAGTGCAAAGGATTCGGCAATGTGCTGCGGTATGACCCGGAGCTGGTCATCCCCGATCACACGAAATCGCTTGCTCAAGGGGCGGTCGAGCCCTGGAGCAAACCCAGTTCCGATTGGTGGCAGAAGAAGATGTTGCTCGCGATGAGACGGCGCGGAGTCGATATCACGGCCCCGTTCAAATCTCTTCCCAAAGACACGCAACAATTCCTCTGGGAGGGTGACAGGTCGTTCGACGGCATCAACGATTATTTTGAGTATCTGGAGGGCAAGCGCTACAAGCTCCATGTCCGTGTCTTCCTCAGCCGCTACCGCACCCCCTTCAATTGCCCCCGTTGTCATGGCAGTCGTCTCAAACCGGAAGCCTTGTACGTCAAAATTGCCGACAGTGATATCCACGAGACAACGGAGCGAACCGTCGAAAGTCTCTTAGGGTGGGTGGAATCTCTGCCGGTTCGCCAATTTGAGCAGGAGATCGCGACTGATATTCTCCGACAGCTCAAAGCAAAGCTGGGATTTCTCCAGCGCGTCGGCCTTGGATATCTAACGCTCAGCCGACAGACTAAGACGCTCTCCGGAGGGGAAGCCCAACGGGTTGCACTTGCCAACCAGCTGGGGTCTCGGCTCGTAGGCACCTTGTATGTCCTCGATGAGCCGACCATCGGTCTTCATGCGAGGGATACCGACCTGTTGGCCGGCATTCTTCATGAGCTCGCTGATACCGGCAACACAGTCGTGGTCGTCGAACATGACCGGCGCATGATCGAATCGGCCGACTATCTCGTCGAACTCGGCCCTCAGTCCGGCGAGAAGGGTGGCGAGGTCATCTGTGCCGCGTCCACGCAGGAATTCATCCGAGACCGCCGTGCGACCACCGCCCGATACTTGCGCGACGAAGAGCAGATTTTCCAGCCCAAATCTCGGCGATCTGGAAGCGGGAAGATGCTGGTGATCGCCGGTGCGACCGAACACAACCTCAAAGACCTGTTCGTTCGTATTCCCCTCGGCATGCTGCTCTGTGTGACCGGCGTCTCAGGATCGGGCAAGAGCACGTTGGTCGAAGATACTCTCTATCGTGCCGTTGCCCGCGCCTTTCGGGTGGAATCCCTTCCCATGGGCCGGTTCAAGGCCATCAAAGGCATCGAGCATCTCAAAGGGATCCGGCTGATCGACCAACAGCCGATTGGACGGACTCCCCGCTCCAACCCGGTCACCTATCTCAAAACGTTCGACGACATCCGTCAGTTGTTTGCCTCCGAACGAGCGGCGCTTCATCAAGGCTTCACACCGGGACATTTCTCATTCAATGCTGTCGGCGGCCGCTGCGAACGGTGTGAGGGCAGCGGTGTGGAAAAGCTGGAAATGTACTTCTTCGAGGATATTTATGCGCCCTGCGAGGTCTGTGACGGTAAACGCTTCAAACCGGAAATCTTGAAGATTCGCTATCGCGGCAAGACGATCTTCGATGTGCTCAACATGACGGTGGAAGACGCGATCTCTTTCTTCACTGGAACGCCGAAGCTACAGGAACGGCTTCACCTCCTGACGTCCATCGGCCTCGGCTACCTGCGCCTTGGCCAATCGGCCACGACACTGTCCGGCGGAGAAGCGCAACGATTGAAAATCGCCGCCGAGCTGAAAGACTCCTCCGCCAAGGATATCCTGTATATTATGGATGAGCCGACTACCGGCCTGCACTTCGAAGACATCAAAAAGCTCCTCGCTGTCCTCCACAAACTCGTGAATGCCGGCAACACGCTGGTGGTCGTCGAACACAACCTCGATGTCATCAAGTCTGCCGATTGGATCATCGACCTCGGTCCAGAAGGCGGCGCGGCAGGAGGACAGATCATTGCGGAAGGGCGGCCTGAGCAGGTGGCGAAGGTGGCAACGTCGCATACGGGTCGGTTTCTTTCACAAGTTTTGATTGAGCCACATTAA
- a CDS encoding heavy metal-binding domain-containing protein, whose product MILSTTNNIEGKKAVKYLGLVSGDAILGANIFRDFFASIRDIVGGRSAAYEAELRKAKDIALGEMREQAKNLGANAIVGIDIDYETIGANASMLMVSASGTAVVIE is encoded by the coding sequence ATGATTCTTTCCACGACCAACAATATCGAAGGCAAAAAGGCGGTGAAGTATCTTGGCTTGGTATCGGGGGACGCGATCCTGGGCGCGAATATCTTTCGGGATTTTTTTGCGTCGATTCGAGATATCGTCGGAGGCAGATCGGCGGCCTATGAAGCGGAACTCCGTAAGGCGAAGGATATTGCGCTTGGCGAGATGCGCGAGCAGGCCAAGAATCTGGGGGCCAATGCGATCGTCGGGATCGATATCGACTATGAAACGATCGGCGCCAATGCCAGCATGTTGATGGTCAGTGCGAGCGGCACGGCAGTGGTGA